The segment agtaTCAGACCCTGTTTACTAGAATATTATTTATGGCATTGTTAAAAGTAAGAgacataatgatgatgatgagagagagtgagagaataaaaatgaaaattcaagttctttataaaaatgaaatgactgaatGGATATAAATTTGTCAcctaatgaggaaaaaaaactaacaacaacaacaaatgttacCATTATGAACTGTTAATGAagatgtatttaaatatgttcttgtagtttctcttttatttatttatttatttatttatttatgtgtaaattAAAAGTCTATACAATAACCagaagagttgtttttttcctaagACGTTGCATACTTGTTGCACGACTTCCGCTGCTGCTTTACGgcagctgctgtttgtctgggagtggtagaagaagaagaagaagaggaggaggaggagaatttGTTTTTGCCAGCATGGCGTTTACTCTCTACACTCTCATCCAGACCGCTATTCTATGCACTAATGCCATCGCTGTGCTGCATGAGGAGAGGTTTCTCAGCAAGAGTAAGTGTTTCCGCCACGTTTTACACAAACGATATCGTGTGTTTTATGTGAAGTAATTAAGCGTTTAACGCGCTAATGGCAGCTAGCAAGGAGTGGAACTACAGtacatcatcaccatcaacagtgtctgttgtgatttaaaagctttaaactTACTTAAAGAGGGAAATATCAGGGGGTTAACTGTGGCAagcgtttctttttttctttttttttaatagttcgACTTTCTGGAATTGTATCATTACACATCCGTGACGTCATTTGGACTAGTTGGAAAGACTAGTCAAGGCTTTGCACTGCTATGGAAGAATGTGGTTAATCGAAATCCGTCTTTATCATAAATCTATTGATTTTGTTGgcaaaatattttattcataaatgcacattttggcTATGAAAAAACCCTCTATTTCATGCTTTTTCTAAGGACTTTGTTCTTTTCGTTCTGTTATTGTATGTATACCGCACGTCTTATGTTCCCATGTTGTACCTCTGATTTTGTTATGTTGTACATGTCTAACTCTTTAGTAAAAAAACCTTTTACTAGTCAGAATGACGTCACTTTTGCTGTTCACGTGTATGGGGTTTGTCCTTGTATAGATACTTGGATAActctaattccagtttcagTTTTATACAATTTAATTCTCACTATCTGATACTTAATTCAAGATATCTTTAATAAAGGACAATGTAGATATCTTGAGTTGAGTGTAATTAAAGGTATCTGGAACTGGTATTATGACTAGTGATAATACCGTTGTAGATGtatctgaaactggaattagagATTAGAGATCTACAGTACAGTTACAGGTCTCCAAAACTGAAATGTACATATCTATAACTGTTGATTTGACTAGTAAGAATGACGTTCCAAGATATCCTGTGtactgattaaatgttaaaaccacTTGCCATAGTTAAGGGCTTAAAGTCTGCAATATGCTTAACCCCTTTAACCCTTTACTCCCTCCTGTGTTCTATTCTGTGTTGTTAACTCTTGTTATGTTCTTGCCTCCTTCAGTCGGCTGGGGCGTTGAGCAGGGAGTTGGAGGTTTTGGGGATGATCCAGGAGTCAAAGCCCAGATCCTCAACCTCATCCGCTCAGTCCGGACTGTCATGAGAGGTTTGTGGTGAAAAAATAAGATACTGTTTCCTTATGGCAGTAATTGATCATCTAAGATTAAGGGAaattatcatttgttttatttcactcaaATGTACTGGctttcaaatgtgtttaaacttACATGAACCATTCATGCACTTtgcctggggaaaaaaagggtttaAGAGACTAAGCCACTGAGAGTTTCTGTCAATTCTTTCATTCTTAAAGAGTGGAACAAAGATATACACCCATATTTTGAAGCCTGGCCCATAGAGTTCTCAAAGGACTCtcaagttataagggaaattaaATAGATTCCATCAGATATGGCAACAAACCTGATAACTGATAGTCTGTTGATTTTGCAaccaaaaatatacattttggtttgtttattaatctgtctgtccctcttttttgtctttacagTGCCTTTAATTATAGTGAATTCAGGCTGCATCGTCCTATTGCTGCTGTTTGGTTAATTCTGTGCCTGAGGACCAGACATGAGCCAAGgaacaactacacacacacggaaacacACGGGACACTTACCTTTTCCAGAGGGTTCGCCACTATGTTTGGCAGAGGAATCCAGAAAAGaggcaaacaacaaaaaacaatattcagaACTGAAACATTTAAGACTTTAGTGGCTACAAAGTCATAAAAAATGGCTTGTGTTGGCCCCGAAAACCTCCGTGACAACAAAAGgtcaaaacatcaaaataatacGCAGTGCTTGTCTTCAACCTTTTTATCATCAGACGCATTGAAGGGGAATCAGTTTCATTGATTTCATGATgatttgtgtcatgttttattttagtcttGCAAGTGAGAGATTGTTACTTTTTTATAAATGGTATAAAATGGTCTCATCAGCAGAGAAgctggactcttttttttttacttcctgtaaGAGTTCAGATTAATGCAGTCTTCTGTACCTAAATGTAGAGCATTTTATAATATGTCTTTCTGTCATACATAGATTTTAAAACTGGACTTTGTTGACATCAGCAAAGACAGAGGTAGGTGGTCAggatttgtcaaaaaaaacacttgatctGAATCTGAAGTTTAATTTTAAGTTTCCCTCACTGGAGTGTAAAtaagttatgttttattttttttctcctgttagCATTTGTTCCAACTTAATGTAAAACTAGGCAATATGGCCGAACACAACTCAAAACCCTGTATGTTTACACTCATGTTTACACATCAACACCTTCTCAAAGCCACAAATCTCACTggcttttaaataataaaaaaacaagtgttatttAGAgctttttgaatgaatgaagttgtttttattgtcttaatCTAGGTTTggctgaagtaaaaaaacaactgaataaCAATTTATACTGTCTCAACTTAAATAATATTAGATTTTAATTAGAAGCAGATCtagaaataattacaaaaacaatgtgCTTCAGTTCTGATATGAACTTTCTGACATTCTCatattattctcttttttttctcctcaacACTCTTGTGTGTAACGATAAACACCATTTTTATCCGTTAATCTCTGCACATCCTCATTAATAATCCACATATGTTGTGAATTATCACTTTCCCCTGCCCTGCTCTAATCTCCACAAATATTTTCTAtgaacatttgatttgatatgtGATGCATCGGACGaagagtgagagggaaaaaagtagATGGGGATCAGCTGGAATTAGCAGCATATGTTTATCAGAGAGATTTGCACAGAAAAGCCACTTTGAGCTGTGATTAGTCCCGAGTTGAGCTGTGGAGTCGCAGGGAAATCTGTCAACGATCACAGGCCGGTGGACGTGAGCGATGAGTGTCTGCTCCTCACAGGTCAGGATGTTGGTTTTGTCTGGAAAAATCAGGCACTCTTATTCATTCCTTTGGATAAATGTAAGTATCCTGcaccacaacaaccacacatAACACACCAGTGAATAGAGGttgataaatgaaaacaaatgcacaatgaagaggaaaagaagatcttaaaaacacatttaaacacccTGAAACACAGTGTTGTGACATGAACTGAAGCTTTTTCATGACTGTAGTGTTTGATTTTAGTGTGAATTTAATCCTCAGTCTCACCAGTTGaaaactttaaaagaaaatgtataatgtttaatgtaataaatgtgattacttaaaaataagttaagaaaaaatgttgaattacaattgtttttattatttcaaggGAAATAACCCCAAAACAACAGATTTAGtcctcacaaataaaaaaaatggctttttcaTCCTTTATCAAAATGTTTTGATCTGAGCTACATAATATTTACGGACACAAAATTATAAGgagcaaaaaaacatcagtgttaTTCACTACGTGGCGAAAAGAGGAtttgatcaatgtttttttttttggtgtcacgcagagagagaaggtttaatgttttaataataatacctCCCACCATATTAAATCTATTAAATCTATCTGACCAGAGAGATGCACTAATGTGATGCATCTGCTCGTGGTTAGTTTGTTGGTGGGATTGTACACATATGtctctttaatttatttattttaataggTGGGTACACACACCTTTAGGTGGGTAAGAATAATAAGCCTCTTATCTGATTATAACACCCAAATTGGAATACAATTTGAATAATGGAGAATGAAAGGTAGAGCTGTATCAAAAAGAAAGACTGATATTAAAAGAGAAGTGAcattaaaagtgttatttttcccCAAACAATGTAAGAAAACAACGCTTTTGAGCACATTCCTGTAGTAAAGAGGGGGGGCAGTTCCAAGTTTGGACCTGCAGGAGGCAGCACcgatcacaaccaagacaacaagacaaaaatgtatccgacgaagaagaaaacagaggggcggctgctgctgctaaaggTTAGCCTCACATTTAAATctcaattattttaaaatgaatgtgttgtcatgttgtttttatagaaCGAAACCAGcagtgtgtttgaaataaaagtgaattcgCTTCGGTAAGGTTTCATTTTTTCGTTAACGAGTGAAAATAGCTGCAGGTttaacagctttttttaaatacagtttatcATGTGTTGCTACAGTTTTTACTCGTAACAGCGGTTAAGAAATGTTAAAACGTAAGCTAACATTCAAGCAATGACGGAGCAGAAGCTCgtttaaaacaagtaaaaacgttgcatttctatttatttaatagTCTCTTTAAATCTACATCACATctgtaaaatatttgacaataatTAGTGTAATATATTGAGATACTTGTTCACGACTTGCAGTCGGCCTTGAACAGTTGTTTTCATAATCGTATAGTTTgaagattattttctcgattaattgattagctGTTTGGTCTCTAAAATGTCTGAACATGTTGAACGATCTACAcgataatgttctcaaatgtcttgttttgaccacaaaatcaaaataatccattcatttaGTAACTAGTGCTAGTGCTAGTACCTACCTAGATTGTTTTCTAAAACCTGACCCTGTTGGTCAACTCTTCACAACAAGATCTCactataaaatgtaaaatgtagtagtacttttcctcctctgatcacaattaaaaactgaataaataaactataaatgtCGCTATAAAGTGCAGTAACAAACAACGACATTAAAATAGTGCCATTTATCACTGCACTGATCAGATAAATGCCTGACAGTTTCCTGATTTTGTTGCACTAAGTACAAGtacagactgagtgtgtgtgtctgtgtctgtgtgggcaTTAAGAGCATTAAATGTGCCCTCACATTGATAACTACATGACAGAAATCCAAGCATGTCTAAATAAAAGGAGATCACAGTCTAAATCATTtactaataaaatacaaaaatctgTGTTCTAGGCAGCAAACTCATAAATACTTGAGACAATCCGGTCAATAATCCCGTCAGTTTGTCCCAATGTAGGTTTGAATAAAGCAGTAATCTGATCAGTTCTGCCATCACTGATGTGAATTATGATTACGAATGTGTGTAATCtctaaaattattattatttttttaaactgagtGAAGCTCTATTTAAAGTGAACCTTAGTCATACTTTATTTAGAGGTTTAGAAAATCATAATCAGAGACTGAAGTACAGGAAGCTCTAATCCAACCGTGTATATAGAAAGTGGTGAATGTCAATCTGAGACCAATGCTAACATGCTCATATGCTACTGTCCCCCCCAAAAGCCACCAATCTAAGCTGGGCTCATCTTCACTGCAGCAGCATGGCAGGAAGACGAGCTCTGAAGGCTGTCCTCATTGACCTGAGTGGAACTCTGCACATCGAGGACACAGCGGTTCCTGGAGCACAGGACGCGCTGAACAGGTAAGAAACATTTGTCCCCAAAACCAGGGACAAGAAACAACAATACCTTGATAAAATCCCAGTATTTCAGGTGTATAATTATTCTTGTCTCATGCTCTCAGGTTACGACAGGCGCCTGTCGCTGTGACATTTGTCACCAACACGACCAAAGAGAGTAAGAGGCACTTACTGGATCGACTGCGACGTCTCAACTTTGACGTTCAGGTAAAACGCCAGAGTTATTTAACTTTCTCTGCTGATTTTATCTCTGCCAAGGATCAGACTCTACTAAGTTTCTTCCGTATCTGgtccagattatggatttggcTGCAAATTAGATTTAACTTGGTTCAGTCCCAtttaacaagttcagatgtTATTAGCTCAGCGACATCTTAACtgatcaggatgaattttgtcatgtttttgtaagaTTATAATACCTAGAAACAGGTTAAGTTttatacagatccagaaagtcttGTGGATCCAgtggttaaaaatgtaaaaacttaAGGGTGGAGGTcttataatgtgtgtgtctttgcgtGTTCTGTCGAATGAACTTCACTCTGCAGGAAAAGGAGATCTTCACGTCTCTGAGTGCAGCGAGGAGTCTGTTAGAGCAGAAACAACACAGGCCACTGCTGCTGGTGGATGACGGCGCACTGGAGGACTTCACAGGTACTGGGTTCAAAGTGAAGTGTGTTTGAGAAAAAGAGTGGTTAATGGTTTAACTGTCTTAATTTTTCCCACCCATTTTCTACTTTTGAAAGTCAGTTATTACCCAAATTAATGAAATCACAGCCCAAACTAGTTTGTTTtaacaagagaaaacaaatatttaatttaactgcAGGTTGCTTTTTACGTCTCTTTAGATATGACCTGATGATTGAAGTCAAGTTAAAATATTGAACTGATAATTAGATAATCAGTCACTCTGTCTCTACAGGTATTGACACGTCAGAGCCAAACGCTGTTGTCTTTGGACTTGCTCCCGATCACTTCAACTACCAAACTCTCAACAAGGCTTTCAGGTGAATCACATGACATTTTTAGACTCCAGTTAAGATGTGGAAACATCACTTATTGTCTCTTAGATAAGATTATTCAGTCTTCAGTATTCAGTATTCAGTGTCATCACAGTCTGTTTTAACATCTGTATTTCTCTAACAGAATGATTTTAGACGGCGCTCCTCTCATTGCCATTCATAAGGCCCGTTACTACAAACGTAAAGACGGTTTGGCCCTTGGTCCAGGGCCCTTTGTGACGGGACTGGAGTATGCCACAGACTGTAAAGCTACTGTGGTGGGAAAACCAGAAAAGACCTTTTTCACACAGGTCAGAAAGTCAGATAAATCTATAGTCTTTGCTAAACCAACTGTAAAGTTTTCTctctattttttattcatttttaaaaagtatttctGAATTGGATTCAGAGTTAattaactgttaactgttaaattaaaaacatgtcttctCTGGTTGTTTCCTTcaaacaggctctgtcagaTTTAGGCTGTAGTCCAGATGAAGCGGTCATGATAGGAGATGTAAgtctttttcttaattttttttattaacagggagttaaaaggtacagtgtgtaaaatgtagcagcatacagtatattggtGAAGTTCAAGCTGAATAGGTACCAAGTGTGTTGGGGAACCTGTGTAGCATCAAAACTCGAAAGATGATGGTCCAAAATCAGGTGATTTTACACTTGTAAgtaatatgtattattatattatattttatccTCAATGACTACACACTTAAGATTTGAAGCAATGAAtagtcaattattttgataatctgttggagtattttctgatttctcagcttcttaaatgtgaatttatttgCTCCAATTATTtgggtttgtagacaaaacaagacattgaagaacatcatcatttctaggtttTGGAAACACCAATtcccaacattttctgatattttatggaccaaacaattactcattAACCGATAGTgtaatcaacagattaaccgatttatgaaaacaattgttttttgcAGCTCTGCATTTAGCCGAAAGACTCATAATGGACTACCCAGTGGTTTAAACAGCAATGTtacatattgtgttttgtttgcctGCAGTGATTTGTGTCTCTTTGATGTTTTTCTCCAGGATGCAAGAGATGATGTGAGTGGAGCTCAGAATGTAGGGATGCTGGGTATTCTAGTCAGAACTGGTGAGAATGTTATTTCttcagtttattttcctcctttccctcatttcattttgtctctctgtctcaaaTGAAACCAAATCTCATCCTCACTGTCATGTGACTAACGTCCTTCCATTTGTCTCTGCCCGTCATTTTTCCAGGTAAATACAGAGAAGGCGACGAGAATAAAATCAaccctcctcctcacctgacCTGTGATAGCTTCCCGGCTGCTGTTGAACACATCCTGCAGAAGTTGCTATGAGCAATAAGTCACAGCAGAACATTccgttttcttttaaaaaaatgcactgaTTTGCACAGAAACAAGACCACACTCTAACCACACACAGTTATCACTGGAGGAAGGAGCTTTAAATGGATCCTCATCATCCTAAACacatcatcttcctcatcagCACGTGGTTCATAGAACACACGTGACAatctgggtgttttttttcttgatatgtgtttttgttcatgtttgtctGTTCATGAGCaataaaactcaaaaaagtaaaCACTGGATTTTTAGGACATTTCCTTGGAGATGCAGATTATGGCCCAGCGCAGCCTTGGCGAATGTTTGCGCTCtcttgaagtgttttttttggtcttgtTTACTTTCATTCCTGTGTCAGACAGACTCATACTCTCTCTCCCATGCTGTGTATTTGTCCATCAGGTTCCGGGCTGAGGGTTTGGTGTGTGCGATGACGTTTAAGAAGTCTGCTGTGGTCACAGTCTCCAGCTTGATGTCGGGCAGGGCAGTGGTCTCTGTGGACGGACAGGGACAGCGAGGTCATGTTTTAAAACGTGGATTTTTATCATAATTTAGCAGCTGTTGGCGTTTGCGTATGTTGTCGTCGTCTCACCATGCTGATGTGACTCCAGGACATCGAAAATCTTGCGCACTGGCCTCATGGCAGCTTCTTTACACACGAGTTGGATGTCAGAGCCAGAGTAACCCTCCGTATTctgaaacacaaggaaaaaacactttattgtgATCTTCTCCACTAAAGCTAgtggaaaaaatgaaacaagCATAATCTCTAAGAATCGTCTGCAACCAAAACATTAATTTACAACTCTgatcaacaaacaacaataaagatTTAAGTACTTAGACTGTATTTTcataaacagacagaaaataaattggAACCCTGAGCCAGGCCTTGGCATATATAAgatacaaaatattattttattataataataataataataataataataataataatagtaataatataataatttaaacatatttagaTATTATCTATAAATGACAATTTGAaaaattacttattttttttaaaggatatgTTTGCTTGAAACTTAATTACCAAAAAGAatattaaagctacagtgtggaCGTCTGAGTAACAAAGCAGTGTTGTCTACAAGAGAATTAAGTTTTTCCTGCAGTAGTTAAGTATTAatttatgtgttgtttatcGGTCTTTTTCTAAAGTTACTCATCCAGACTACATCCAAAAAACTTGGAGCTGTATgctgaaggaaacagcagcagctgtgattggcacgtGCAGGCACATGGTCGGGCAGTTGTTGGTGTAGTACGCAGTTTTAAACTCCTACTGAGCGTGGGTACGATTTTTAGGTGATTCCAAAAGCGGTGGGCTGCGacagccccctggtggctatgcAGGTACTACAGTAGGTTGTGAGAGatccatacatccatccattttctaccgctttatcctgggtcgtgggggcgctgtgccaatctcagctgtaatacggcgataggcggggtcacacactggacagatcaTTAAACAGAAATAAGAACAACttttaaaagctgttttgtgtcacttggtTTGGTGTCCATGTCTGCAGAGAGGCAGAAGAAGCAAACGGTGTGTGTAAAGATTGGCAGTGACTCTTTGACTGTACATATAGTTAgactatggctgaaaacaccaagaagtgGAAAAAACTTTAGAAGTGGAATCAACTGCTAAAAATAACCCTAACCTTTGCCAGGGTTTCATAGTCCAACTCTGTCCGTAGCTCCACTCCTTGTGTGGAGTTCAGTGGAGGCAGCCAGTGAGAGATCATGGCTCGTCGAGCTCCAGATGTGGGAAGACCCACTAGAATCCTCTTCTCTAACCTCCGCAGCATGGCGTGGTCCAGTTCCCTGCAGGAAGAGCATAAACCTGTTCACACAGCAGGTAAACAGTTTCCCTAAAATGCCATTATTTCCCTTTATTTGTAACAAACTACCGTCAATTATAAAAATGTAAGTTCCTGTTCTAGGATGCAAGAAAAGTGTCATTATTATCACCAACTTGCTTCTTCGtgcaatttatttttaatgttgattCTCAGTGGCTTCAAATTGGATGTTTAAGATGATAATGACATCTATTACTGTTTCACCAAATGTGTGAAAAGACGGGGACATAAATCAGTAGgaagtttaaaaacaagtttttctttttccactaaTGTGTTGACAGCACAGATCTATTAAAGAGCAGAACAATTTGGGCAGAAAATCTAATTGTGGTTGGggtttttgacatattttgtgattttattaagTCAAGCCTGAGCTCAATGTTTACTATGTTATAGATTTAGCACAAGATGGAGCCAATGTTAAAATTAATatgctgtatttgttttattggaaAATAACTTGATAAAAGTGAAGTCTTTCTTTGCAAATTATAAATTATTAGGCACGTATTTACCACGGCAGGTTGGAGGCAGCCAGAACAAACACCAGGTCCTCTGATTTCACCAGTCCGTCCATCTGCACCAGCAGCTCAGTCTTCATCCTGTAGCTACTCTCGTGTTCTTTTCTGAAAGAAACAAGAATCAGTCCACTCTTACATCAACTGCACATGAATAATTTAAAGCTCTTTACAGTGACACGAGCACAGGGTAACGATGGGGTCAGAAACACTTTTAACACAGTACAGTACGCCCAAACCTTCAGCCACAGCTACATTTAGCGCACTTTGTGGTCAAAGCTCACCCCATGCCGGCTCCTCTCTGGCCTATCACTGACTCCAGCTCGTCCAGGAAGATGGTGGA is part of the Solea senegalensis isolate Sse05_10M unplaced genomic scaffold, IFAPA_SoseM_1 scf7180000014842, whole genome shotgun sequence genome and harbors:
- the ier3ip1 gene encoding immediate early response 3-interacting protein 1, with amino-acid sequence MAFTLYTLIQTAILCTNAIAVLHEERFLSKIGWGVEQGVGGFGDDPGVKAQILNLIRSVRTVMRVPLIIVNSGCIVLLLLFG
- the hdhd2 gene encoding haloacid dehalogenase-like hydrolase domain-containing protein 2, with product MAGRRALKAVLIDLSGTLHIEDTAVPGAQDALNRLRQAPVAVTFVTNTTKESKRHLLDRLRRLNFDVQEKEIFTSLSAARSLLEQKQHRPLLLVDDGALEDFTGIDTSEPNAVVFGLAPDHFNYQTLNKAFRMILDGAPLIAIHKARYYKRKDGLALGPGPFVTGLEYATDCKATVVGKPEKTFFTQALSDLGCSPDEAVMIGDDARDDVSGAQNVGMLGILVRTGKYREGDENKINPPPHLTCDSFPAAVEHILQKLL